One genomic region from Bactrocera tryoni isolate S06 chromosome 3, CSIRO_BtryS06_freeze2, whole genome shotgun sequence encodes:
- the LOC120772834 gene encoding odorant receptor 94a-like — MALEIFLPCYYANEIIVESENLSNHLYNCDWTKMSLYNRRQIFLYMEHLKQPIALYAGGYFQIGLPVFSKTMNNAYSLLALLANVNEEE; from the exons ATGGCATTAGAAATATTTCTACCATGTTATTATGCCAACGAAATAATCGTGGAATCAGAGAATTTGAGCAATCATCTCTACAATTGCGATTGGACTAAGATGTCTTTGTATAATAGACgtcaaatttttctttacatGGAACATTTAAAGCAGCCAATAGCTTTGTATGCCGGAGGTTATTTCCAAATTGGGCTGCCGGTTTTTTCGAAG ACTATGAACAATGCCTACAGTCTCCTAGCTCTGCTGGCCAACGTCAATGAAGAAGAGTGA